A genomic window from Silene latifolia isolate original U9 population chromosome Y, ASM4854445v1, whole genome shotgun sequence includes:
- the LOC141632730 gene encoding uncharacterized protein LOC141632730, with protein sequence MIGNGYEWLTGIAPKQNWTTVAWNDWNLPKHSFISWLILQEGINTKSKLFAYGYCTDDSCILCDEYAETIDHLFMDCTFSCKVRGHIEDWIARPFPNINDLMAENRNSMKWKALAMILNTYRYYVWYHRNQARIQLSVVKPALVAERMKKLIQQRIRSFVKLRDGQDETGLRNQLGFDF encoded by the coding sequence ATGATTGGTAATGGGTATGAATGGCTCACTGGCATAGCACCCAAACAAAATTGGACTACAGTTGCCTGGAATGATTGGAATTTGCCCAAACACTCTTTCATTTCCTGGTTGATTTTACAAGAAGGGATTAACACCAAATCTAAGCTCTTTGCCTATGGTTATTGTACTGATGATTCCTGCATCTTGTGTGATGAATATGCTGAAACAATTGACCACTTATTCATGGATTGCACATTTAGCTGCAAAGTTCGTGGACACATTGAAGACTGGATTGCTAGACCTTTTCCTAATATCAATGATTTGATGGCGGAGAACAGAAACTCCATGAAATGGAAAGCTTTAGCAATGATTCTGAATACTTACCGGTATTATGTTTGGTATCATCGAAATCAAGCCCGAATACAGCTTAGTGTGGTAAAGCCTGCGCTAGTTGCTGAGAGGATGAAGAAGCTGATACAGCAGAGGATTCGCAGCTTTGTGAAGCTCAGAGATGGACAGGATGAGACGGGATTGAGAAACCAGCTGGGTTTCGATTTCTGA